Genomic DNA from Desulfuromonas versatilis:
GGAGGCTCCCGAGCTGCGCAGCTCGATCCCCTCTTCGATGCTCCCCTGGATCTGGTTGCCCTTCAGCTCTGCGGCGACCAGGGAGTCTCCGGCGCTGCCCAAAACGATCGCGTCGCTGCCCGCCCGGCGCACGATATTGCCGCTCAGCCGCAGCAGAGTCCCGCTCCCCGGGCCGGCAACGCTCACCCGAAGGCCCACCGTTCCCGGGTCATCCAGGGTATTGCTGCTCAGCTCCATGCGTCCGGCCCAGGCGGGTCCGCTGGGCTCGGCCACCTCGAGGCTGATCGCCTCCAGGCTTCCGCCCTTGAAATGATTGCCGACAATCCGGCCCCGGCCGGTAACCCCGACCAAACGAACGGCGCCTTTCGCCGAATCCCAGAACCGGTTGTCATGGAGGTTGAAGCCACTTATGGCATTGCCGTAACACACCCCTTCCCGGGCCGCGATAAATTGCAGACCGGCCACCTCGTTGCCGTTGGCCAGCACCACCATCGGTACCGGGTTGGCGAGGTTTTCATTGCTCAGCACCGGCGGATTGGCGCTGGGAGCCAGAATCCGCTGTCCCGCATACCTGAACTCAGCCCCCTGGCCCAGCAATTTCTGGCGATCCTTGAGCAGAAACTGGGCGTCCCTGCCATCGGTGTCGGAGCCGCTGAAATAAATGAATATGATGTCCCCGCCTGCGGCGCTGGCGGTCGCTTCGGCAATGGTCATGAAGGGGGAGGAGAAACTCCCGTCCAGGCTGGCCGGCAGGCTCTTCTTGACGTACCATGCCACCCGGTTGAGCTGGATGGTCACCTGGGTGGTTTGCGAGGCGGTGGAAAAACTGAAGGTGTCAGCCCCCCGGACACCGGTCCTCGGCGTATAGAGGAATGAACCGTCGGCCGCAACGACGATCGTCCCGCCCTGGGAGGTCGTGCGGTCCGCGGCCAGCACCGGGCCGCCGCCGGCGACCAGTCCGTCCTCCACGGAAACTCTGAGGGGGGTGTTGCCGATCCAGTTGTAGCGGTTGGGCGCCGGTGTCAGGTCGCAGGCATCGCCGATGCCGTCTCCGTCGGAGTCCGCCTGGTCGGGGTTTTCC
This window encodes:
- a CDS encoding thrombospondin type 3 repeat-containing protein, encoding MNVGWQRVGVVLLGVVCLLGLGACGGGGGHDHEAAPNAPATEVVSDPGTDPGTGTGPGTDPGSGTLPGDGDADGVVDVVDNCPDCANPGQPDADNDGVGDDCDNCPGEENPDQADSDGDGIGDACDLTPAPNRYNWIGNTPLRVSVEDGLVAGGGPVLAADRTTSQGGTIVVAADGSFLYTPRTGVRGADTFSFSTASQTTQVTIQLNRVAWYVKKSLPASLDGSFSSPFMTIAEATASAAGGDIIFIYFSGSDTDGRDAQFLLKDRQKLLGQGAEFRYAGQRILAPSANPPVLSNENLANPVPMVVLANGNEVAGLQFIAAREGVCYGNAISGFNLHDNRFWDSAKGAVRLVGVTGRGRIVGNHFKGGSLEAISLEVAEPSGPAWAGRMELSSNTLDDPGTVGLRVSVAGPGSGTLLRLSGNIVRRAGSDAIVLGSAGDSLVAAELKGNQIQGSIEEGIELRSSGASELFARVLENTLQGNTSTIGDLLATSTGLSGQCLELIGNSSKDLAKKAVFALEALDNSQIQVFEQLNDTPAWTSGNVVGVAQGSCLQP